One segment of Fimbriiglobus ruber DNA contains the following:
- a CDS encoding amidohydrolase family protein, with protein sequence MDSRVNRRAFLAATAVAATARLSPAPAEDKPAMLPVIDTHQHLWDLTKFKLGWLKPGDALDASYTPVEYAAAIDGLHVVKSVYMEVDVVPEQQQKEADYIVALCESKKTPTCAAVISGRPNAGEAFAKYITPFKGHKYVKGIRQVLHVPTTPAGYCLEPNFVKGIQLLGDLGLSYDLCVRPAELPNYVKLVDQCPGTRFILDHCGNPSAKFTKEQWDQWRKDMDALAAKKNVVSKISGFIANGWEKGKWATDDLAPAVNGTIGAFGVDRVMFGGDWPVVTLAATYKEWLTALRAIIASRPEADQRKILHDNAANFYRI encoded by the coding sequence ATGGACTCCCGCGTGAACCGCCGCGCGTTTTTGGCCGCGACCGCCGTCGCGGCCACCGCCCGCCTCTCCCCCGCGCCCGCCGAGGACAAGCCCGCCATGCTGCCCGTGATCGACACCCACCAGCACCTCTGGGATCTGACCAAATTCAAGCTGGGCTGGCTGAAGCCGGGCGACGCGCTCGACGCGAGCTACACCCCGGTCGAGTACGCGGCCGCGATCGACGGGCTGCACGTCGTTAAGTCCGTGTACATGGAAGTGGATGTGGTGCCCGAGCAGCAGCAGAAGGAAGCCGACTACATCGTCGCCCTCTGCGAGAGCAAGAAGACGCCGACGTGTGCGGCCGTCATCTCCGGCCGGCCGAATGCGGGCGAGGCGTTCGCCAAGTACATCACGCCGTTCAAGGGCCACAAGTACGTCAAGGGAATACGGCAAGTTCTGCACGTCCCGACCACGCCGGCCGGGTACTGCCTGGAGCCGAACTTCGTGAAGGGGATTCAACTCCTCGGCGACCTCGGCCTGAGTTATGACCTCTGTGTCCGCCCGGCCGAGTTGCCGAACTATGTCAAGCTGGTCGACCAGTGCCCGGGCACCCGGTTCATCCTCGACCACTGTGGCAACCCGAGCGCGAAGTTCACGAAGGAACAATGGGACCAGTGGCGCAAGGACATGGACGCGCTGGCGGCCAAGAAAAACGTGGTGTCGAAGATCTCCGGATTCATCGCGAACGGCTGGGAAAAGGGCAAGTGGGCGACGGATGACCTCGCGCCGGCGGTGAACGGCACGATTGGGGCGTTCGGCGTCGACCGCGTGATGTTCGGCGGCGACTGGCCGGTGGTGACGCTGGCCGCGACGTACAAGGAGTGGCTGACGGCCCTCCGCGCGATCATCGCGTCCCGCCCCGAGGCCGATCAGCGGAAGATCCTGCACGACAACGCGGCGAATTTTTACCGGATCTGA
- a CDS encoding WD40 repeat domain-containing protein gives MTTPVPATPADATPALASSALVTRTYGEPRFHTEGDIAAVAFAADNTVWSIDEAGVLRHWAGDGKLLKRTFLSDLETLWCFAPGAKLLASANDDVLLWDVAEGQLVRRLEQKSWVTAMAFSPDGGFLACGHDDGSVRFWNTAAQAFAGEIAAHPGAVSAVAFSPRGDFLATAGEDRIVRVWDATSHKKVAELASHTDRIPALAWTADGSLLISAGWDTSARVWSLGRTDPVILLNSHAEQVMTLAAGPGGALIATADSDNDIHLWPDPKTGKAGHVLRGHADEIRCLAFSADGTRLASAGADRVVHVWDVTAGSLVAGPNPRGKHGIAVYTANGRTILASTGGPVFRAWDAETGVEVSPSGDGPAYSVASSSDGHWLAVGGTDFFTRLYDLKTPGTPTRLEATKPPIGAVALHPNGTLLAHTSPVDGLAWVWTTETAQPLLILIEAADGCTLESIAFHPDGNRVAVGGIDVLSTGERDGAVCVWDLTTKQKSATFDYGVYAVAFDPTGRYLAGAGIGDRVYLWDLATEELVFELDGHQERINAVTFSPDGSYLVSGGDDTTVRVWDVLSGRLLVVREIGTPVQSVAFGPDGTTLFTGNGNTTCYQVPFKKLLEE, from the coding sequence GTGACGACTCCCGTTCCGGCTACCCCCGCCGACGCGACCCCCGCTCTCGCCTCGTCCGCCCTCGTGACTCGCACCTACGGCGAGCCGCGCTTTCATACCGAAGGTGATATCGCGGCCGTCGCTTTCGCGGCCGACAACACCGTTTGGTCGATTGACGAGGCCGGCGTCCTCCGGCACTGGGCGGGCGACGGGAAGCTACTCAAGCGGACGTTTTTAAGCGACCTCGAAACGCTGTGGTGCTTCGCGCCCGGCGCCAAATTACTCGCCAGCGCGAACGACGACGTTCTCCTCTGGGACGTAGCGGAAGGGCAACTCGTCCGCCGGCTCGAACAGAAATCGTGGGTCACGGCGATGGCGTTCAGCCCGGACGGCGGGTTCCTCGCCTGCGGGCACGACGACGGCTCCGTCCGGTTCTGGAACACGGCCGCGCAGGCGTTCGCCGGGGAAATCGCCGCCCACCCGGGGGCCGTCTCGGCGGTGGCGTTCTCGCCCCGCGGAGATTTCCTGGCTACGGCCGGGGAAGACCGGATTGTCCGCGTGTGGGACGCGACCTCGCACAAGAAAGTGGCCGAGCTGGCCAGCCACACCGACCGGATTCCGGCGCTCGCGTGGACCGCGGACGGCAGCCTGCTCATCTCCGCCGGGTGGGACACGTCCGCCCGGGTGTGGTCGCTCGGCCGGACTGACCCGGTCATCCTGCTCAACAGCCATGCCGAACAGGTCATGACGCTGGCCGCCGGGCCGGGCGGGGCGCTGATCGCGACGGCCGACTCGGACAACGACATCCACCTCTGGCCCGATCCGAAGACCGGGAAGGCTGGGCACGTCCTCCGCGGGCACGCGGACGAGATCCGCTGCCTGGCGTTCAGCGCGGACGGGACGCGGCTGGCGTCCGCCGGGGCGGACCGCGTCGTCCACGTGTGGGACGTGACGGCCGGCAGTCTGGTGGCCGGCCCGAACCCGCGCGGCAAGCACGGGATCGCGGTCTACACCGCGAACGGCCGGACGATCCTCGCCAGCACCGGCGGCCCGGTCTTCCGGGCGTGGGACGCGGAAACCGGCGTCGAGGTATCCCCGAGCGGGGACGGCCCGGCGTACTCGGTCGCGAGCAGTTCCGACGGCCACTGGCTGGCCGTGGGCGGGACCGACTTCTTCACCCGGCTCTACGACCTCAAGACCCCGGGCACGCCGACGCGCCTGGAGGCGACCAAGCCGCCGATCGGGGCCGTCGCCCTGCACCCGAACGGGACGCTACTGGCGCATACCAGCCCGGTCGACGGGCTCGCGTGGGTCTGGACGACGGAGACCGCCCAGCCGCTGCTTATCTTGATTGAGGCGGCCGACGGCTGCACCCTCGAAAGCATCGCCTTCCACCCGGACGGCAACCGCGTCGCCGTCGGCGGGATCGACGTCCTCTCGACCGGCGAGCGGGACGGCGCCGTCTGCGTCTGGGACCTGACCACCAAGCAGAAGAGCGCGACGTTCGACTACGGCGTGTACGCGGTGGCGTTCGACCCGACCGGGCGGTACCTCGCCGGGGCCGGGATCGGCGACCGCGTCTACCTGTGGGACCTGGCGACGGAAGAACTCGTGTTCGAGCTGGACGGCCACCAGGAGCGGATCAACGCGGTGACGTTCAGCCCGGACGGTAGCTACCTCGTCTCCGGCGGGGACGACACGACGGTCCGCGTGTGGGACGTCCTCAGCGGCCGGTTGCTCGTCGTCCGCGAGATCGGCACGCCGGTCCAGTCGGTCGCGTTCGGCCCGGACGGGACGACGCTGTTCACCGGCAACGGCAACACGACCTGCTACCAGGTGCCGTTCAAGAAGCTGCTGGAAGAGTAG
- a CDS encoding DoxX family protein, with the protein MTANNRSLFWAAIALRVALAASFLSAVADRFGLWGSPGTPGVGWGAFEPFLAYTGKLLWFLPPGLVLVAGWTATVLEVVLAVALLAGVWLRAVAFASGVLLATFAVAMTAALGPEPPLSYSVWTAAAGAFLLAALPPASRRPTAGESAAQVTIR; encoded by the coding sequence ATGACAGCGAACAATCGTTCCTTATTCTGGGCCGCCATCGCGTTGCGGGTGGCCCTGGCAGCCAGTTTCCTGTCGGCGGTGGCCGACCGATTCGGGCTGTGGGGCTCGCCCGGTACGCCGGGGGTCGGGTGGGGCGCGTTCGAGCCGTTCCTGGCCTACACCGGCAAGCTACTGTGGTTCCTGCCCCCGGGCCTGGTACTCGTCGCCGGGTGGACGGCGACCGTGTTGGAAGTGGTGCTGGCCGTCGCCCTGTTGGCGGGCGTGTGGCTCCGGGCGGTGGCGTTTGCCAGTGGGGTGTTGCTGGCGACGTTCGCCGTCGCGATGACGGCCGCCCTCGGTCCCGAACCGCCGCTGTCGTACTCGGTGTGGACGGCAGCCGCGGGTGCGTTCCTGCTGGCCGCCCTCCCGCCCGCGAGCCGGCGACCGACCGCTGGTGAGAGTGCCGCGCAAGTCACGATCCGATAG
- a CDS encoding AAA family ATPase: MSNFHRARLLEDIKRLHDESGSIDAVILAGGLTSRGRRDEFRRLGEELNSLLSEINALGSNPTFVAVPGYTEIDQKAVDLLWDGGRRSVVDLVSSETEFLDDDTRGHLFDAFSTYREWARDYPFGQVERPVAVPGDFALTVSGTDCHVGLVGLNTVWVRPTKRPSEGPAALHPKQLQAVCSPNPGAWVREHDFCLLITYHGPGWLTPLWRPAYRAEIAPPGRFALHLCGKPDELYGDSWRQTIPLVVPTSSSYGGREGSVEFVLGTVRVESGLQSLTLRPRCYDKPKHSFVPDPGFDPAVVEAYRHELARATRGTKPVPRPPGAAEPDSGLIVEQMELFDIRSLEQLAVGFDLESKLPGRWTCLAGINGAGKSSVLQALCLSLLGEPLIQELGGERLERLRRLNANERRLAQIGTWFREGPNRHYVEVKLRGHKQFASEDEEDLSRSMRRIWRELRDHVIVSYGATRTLSDYEDPRHLSLSPEVRRQITLFDPLAQIASAETLLGARPKDKVLHRLFAALVERVFGDTLRVVIDRGKVRFITQKERLEAVDLPDGFRSLAAWMADLCAVWCEKFPKQARNGRTEDIDALVLIDEIDLHLHPSLQRILVPRLRETLPRVQWVVTTHSPLILSSFDSAEIVALDRAEPGGIRFLDREILGFTTDEIYRWLMDTPANSGAMEDQLAQFAGNSTSLVKSDLAAMLEMSPEVTEDQAKERVRRRAERLEKFR, translated from the coding sequence GTGAGTAACTTCCATCGCGCCAGGCTTCTTGAAGACATCAAAAGACTACACGACGAATCAGGTTCTATTGATGCCGTCATCCTGGCAGGCGGACTTACCAGCCGAGGTCGGCGCGATGAATTTCGGCGCCTTGGCGAAGAGCTTAATTCATTGCTTTCAGAGATTAATGCACTCGGCTCAAATCCGACCTTCGTCGCGGTCCCTGGTTACACGGAAATTGATCAAAAAGCAGTGGACCTGCTCTGGGACGGGGGGCGAAGGTCGGTGGTTGACCTCGTGTCCTCGGAGACCGAGTTTCTGGACGACGATACCCGGGGGCACCTCTTTGATGCCTTCAGTACTTACCGAGAATGGGCGAGGGACTACCCGTTTGGTCAGGTGGAACGCCCAGTGGCCGTTCCAGGCGACTTCGCCCTGACGGTGAGCGGTACGGACTGTCATGTCGGCTTGGTCGGACTCAACACGGTTTGGGTTCGGCCTACTAAGCGCCCCTCCGAGGGGCCTGCCGCGCTTCACCCGAAGCAACTCCAGGCTGTCTGTTCACCAAACCCGGGTGCCTGGGTGCGGGAACATGACTTTTGCCTCCTTATCACGTACCACGGTCCGGGATGGCTTACCCCACTGTGGCGGCCGGCCTACCGCGCCGAGATCGCGCCACCCGGTCGTTTCGCACTGCATCTCTGTGGTAAGCCGGACGAGCTTTACGGTGATTCGTGGCGACAGACGATTCCCTTGGTTGTACCGACTTCGTCTTCCTACGGCGGGCGTGAGGGCTCTGTTGAATTCGTTTTGGGCACCGTCCGGGTGGAATCTGGCCTGCAGTCTCTTACCTTACGGCCGCGCTGCTACGACAAACCAAAGCACAGCTTCGTTCCCGATCCGGGTTTTGATCCGGCAGTGGTTGAGGCTTATCGCCACGAGCTAGCCCGGGCAACGCGCGGTACGAAGCCAGTCCCGCGACCGCCCGGCGCGGCCGAGCCTGATTCCGGGCTTATTGTTGAGCAAATGGAACTGTTCGACATTCGTAGCTTGGAGCAACTTGCCGTCGGATTCGACCTCGAGTCGAAACTACCGGGGCGTTGGACCTGCCTCGCGGGAATAAACGGCGCGGGCAAATCTTCGGTGTTGCAGGCCCTCTGCTTATCGCTGCTGGGCGAACCGCTTATCCAGGAACTTGGCGGCGAACGGCTCGAACGTTTACGGCGGCTCAACGCGAACGAGCGCAGACTCGCTCAGATCGGCACCTGGTTCCGAGAAGGGCCCAATCGCCACTACGTCGAGGTAAAACTGCGCGGGCACAAGCAATTCGCTTCCGAAGACGAAGAAGACTTGTCTCGTAGTATGCGCCGGATCTGGCGAGAACTACGAGATCACGTCATAGTCAGTTATGGAGCAACGCGGACACTGAGTGATTATGAAGATCCCCGTCACCTCAGCCTTAGCCCGGAAGTGCGTCGACAGATCACGCTCTTTGATCCGCTCGCTCAAATTGCTAGCGCTGAAACTCTTCTCGGCGCACGGCCAAAAGACAAGGTACTCCACCGCCTCTTCGCTGCTCTTGTTGAGCGTGTCTTTGGCGACACACTCCGCGTGGTGATAGACCGCGGAAAGGTCCGCTTCATCACGCAAAAAGAGCGGCTAGAGGCGGTCGACTTGCCCGACGGTTTTCGCTCGCTCGCCGCTTGGATGGCCGATCTGTGCGCCGTTTGGTGCGAGAAGTTCCCCAAGCAAGCGCGCAACGGCAGAACAGAAGACATCGACGCTTTGGTACTCATTGATGAGATCGATCTGCACCTACACCCCTCCCTCCAGCGCATCCTCGTCCCCCGGCTTCGCGAAACCCTGCCCCGAGTACAGTGGGTCGTCACCACACACTCGCCGCTCATCCTGTCCAGCTTTGACAGTGCCGAGATTGTCGCGCTGGACCGTGCCGAGCCGGGCGGAATTCGTTTCCTGGACCGGGAGATTCTGGGGTTTACTACCGACGAAATCTACCGCTGGCTCATGGACACGCCGGCGAACAGTGGCGCGATGGAAGACCAGCTCGCTCAGTTCGCCGGGAACTCGACTTCGTTGGTCAAAAGCGATTTGGCCGCCATGCTCGAAATGTCACCGGAGGTCACCGAAGACCAAGCTAAGGAGCGCGTCCGCCGTCGGGCCGAACGCCTCGAGAAATTCCGCTAA
- a CDS encoding formylmethanofuran dehydrogenase subunit A yields MTLLKIAGGTVYDPANGVAGETRDIWVRDGKVVADPGTAADRVLDARGLVVMPGGIDIHAHIAGPKVNVARKLRPEDRRDSPPFRRTDLLRSGTLGSTPTTFATGYLYAGLGYTTVFDAAIPPLGARHTHEEFHDTPVIDKGFFVLVGNNHYAMKQIAAGEHDRLRGFLGWLLHATRGYALKVVNPGGVEAWKQGVNGPTGLDDPVPGFGVTSRQIVRAIAGAADNLRLPHSVHIHCNQLGMPGNWTTTLETMRAVEGRRGHFTHIQFHSYGGGPDDQGTFCSKVPALADYVNTHPNLTVDVGQVMFGETTSMTGDGPLGYFLRKVTGRKWFNGETECEGGCGIVPITYKEKSLVHALQWAIGLEWYLLVTDPWRVAMSTDHPNGGSFVAYPEIVALLMSRDYRREVLKGLPARVRERCVLPDLDREYTLNEIAIITRAGPARILGLAHKGHLGPGADADVTIYTPGADIKAMFELPRYVLKAGEVVVEEGEIRRVPFGPAVCVEPAYDAGVLPHVKEWFESAYSIRFANYPVGDEYLTRGKTVVER; encoded by the coding sequence ATGACTCTGCTCAAAATCGCCGGCGGCACGGTGTATGATCCCGCGAACGGCGTCGCCGGGGAGACACGGGACATTTGGGTCCGCGACGGCAAGGTGGTCGCCGACCCGGGCACGGCCGCGGACCGCGTGCTCGACGCCCGCGGGCTGGTCGTCATGCCGGGCGGGATTGATATCCACGCGCACATCGCCGGCCCCAAGGTCAACGTCGCGCGGAAGTTGCGGCCGGAAGACCGGCGCGACAGTCCGCCGTTCCGCCGGACCGACCTCCTCCGGTCCGGCACCCTCGGCAGCACGCCGACCACGTTCGCCACCGGCTACCTGTACGCCGGCCTCGGGTACACTACCGTCTTCGACGCGGCCATCCCGCCGCTCGGCGCCCGGCACACCCACGAGGAGTTCCACGACACGCCGGTCATCGACAAGGGGTTCTTCGTCCTCGTCGGCAACAACCACTACGCGATGAAACAGATCGCGGCCGGCGAACACGACCGCCTCCGCGGGTTCCTCGGCTGGCTCCTCCACGCCACCCGCGGGTACGCCCTCAAGGTCGTGAACCCCGGCGGCGTCGAAGCCTGGAAACAGGGCGTCAACGGCCCCACCGGGCTCGACGACCCCGTGCCCGGCTTCGGCGTCACGTCCCGGCAAATCGTCCGCGCGATCGCCGGGGCCGCGGACAACCTGCGGCTGCCGCATTCCGTCCACATCCACTGCAACCAGCTCGGCATGCCCGGCAACTGGACCACCACCCTGGAGACCATGCGGGCCGTCGAGGGCCGTCGGGGGCACTTCACGCACATCCAGTTCCACAGCTACGGCGGCGGGCCGGACGACCAGGGGACGTTCTGCTCCAAGGTGCCCGCCCTGGCCGACTACGTGAACACCCACCCGAACCTGACAGTGGACGTCGGCCAGGTGATGTTCGGCGAGACCACGTCCATGACCGGCGACGGCCCGCTGGGTTACTTCCTGCGAAAAGTGACCGGCCGGAAGTGGTTCAACGGCGAGACCGAGTGCGAGGGCGGGTGCGGCATCGTGCCGATCACGTACAAGGAGAAGTCGCTCGTCCACGCCCTCCAGTGGGCGATCGGCCTGGAGTGGTACCTGCTCGTGACCGACCCGTGGCGGGTGGCCATGAGTACCGACCACCCGAACGGCGGGTCGTTCGTCGCGTACCCCGAGATCGTCGCGCTGTTGATGAGCCGGGACTACCGGCGGGAGGTGCTGAAGGGGCTGCCGGCCCGCGTCCGCGAGCGGTGCGTGCTGCCGGACCTGGACCGCGAGTACACGCTGAACGAGATCGCGATCATCACCCGCGCCGGCCCCGCCCGCATCCTCGGCCTCGCTCACAAGGGCCACCTCGGCCCCGGCGCCGATGCCGACGTGACGATTTACACACCCGGCGCCGACATCAAGGCGATGTTCGAGCTACCCCGATACGTCCTCAAGGCGGGCGAGGTGGTGGTCGAGGAAGGCGAGATCCGCCGCGTGCCGTTCGGACCGGCCGTGTGCGTGGAGCCGGCCTACGACGCGGGTGTGCTGCCGCACGTCAAAGAGTGGTTCGAGTCCGCGTACTCGATCCGGTTCGCGAACTACCCGGTCGGCGACGAGTACCTGACGCGGGGCAAGACGGTCGTGGAACGGTAA
- a CDS encoding efflux RND transporter permease subunit translates to MTTAPLALLACAFALRAADGPSVIRVTARYPGASVQVLDATVALPLLKQIQGTEGVTRTESESAKDGTCAITVRLDAKTDPMKMQDVIRKRVALAEPVIPEKCKRSGITVRTDPAQPVEFWFALTDTRNPDDVRDLADHARQEYADVLRRIPGVNEVRVLGTTATDSFLRITLDKEKLRARAVSVEEVRAAVQATNDVVTITATDPSPKGDPRLVIRISGQLSTTPKTLDEIVIKLGNGQNVLLRDVSRLELGSKTPNELTTFGGKPAALLAVIANRDATLEQLEPAIDLLRKAAPPGMQFTMAVTPVTPRVLRLEVLVPDARTMEYTQEKCKRVMESVLVWNDGLPAISFTDRLQTNRAELLVTCKPDADADALQKRLAGEIREATIRICDVTGGKPAFPVRVALAGPDAEHLWKWSEAIRTRARKDALVNDVADWPGRDVTRHEMSFNKEKAEELGISLGKALESLNSLTEMHKFRGEKPDELNNLFLKNAKGELVPFTAFATLNPVVESASIYRLGLERAIRITANAADGKSVTDCAEKLHALAESEKANLKLATGYRAVILVP, encoded by the coding sequence ATGACCACGGCGCCCCTCGCGCTGCTTGCCTGCGCGTTCGCACTCCGTGCCGCGGACGGTCCCAGCGTCATTCGCGTGACGGCCCGGTATCCCGGTGCGAGTGTGCAAGTACTGGACGCGACCGTCGCCCTGCCGCTCTTGAAGCAAATCCAGGGCACGGAGGGAGTCACGCGCACGGAATCGGAGTCCGCCAAAGACGGGACTTGCGCGATCACGGTCCGGCTCGACGCGAAGACCGATCCGATGAAAATGCAGGACGTGATCCGGAAGCGTGTCGCGCTGGCCGAGCCGGTTATTCCGGAGAAGTGCAAGCGCAGCGGAATCACGGTCCGAACCGATCCGGCCCAACCGGTGGAGTTCTGGTTCGCACTTACAGATACGCGCAACCCGGACGACGTGCGGGATCTCGCGGATCATGCCCGCCAGGAGTACGCAGACGTCCTGCGCCGCATCCCTGGCGTGAACGAAGTACGGGTTCTCGGAACCACGGCCACGGATTCTTTCCTGCGTATCACACTGGACAAGGAGAAGCTCCGAGCTCGTGCCGTGTCGGTCGAAGAGGTCCGGGCGGCCGTGCAAGCGACGAACGATGTGGTTACGATCACCGCGACCGACCCGTCGCCGAAGGGAGATCCTCGACTGGTCATCCGGATTTCCGGACAATTGTCGACTACCCCCAAAACACTCGACGAGATTGTCATCAAGCTGGGTAACGGTCAAAACGTACTCCTGCGTGACGTGAGCCGGCTGGAACTCGGTTCGAAAACGCCGAACGAATTGACGACGTTCGGCGGCAAACCCGCGGCGCTGCTCGCAGTCATCGCGAATCGCGACGCCACTCTCGAACAGCTCGAACCAGCAATCGATTTGCTACGGAAGGCAGCTCCCCCGGGCATGCAGTTCACGATGGCCGTCACGCCCGTTACGCCGCGCGTGTTGCGCCTGGAAGTGCTGGTACCCGATGCCAGAACCATGGAGTACACACAGGAAAAGTGCAAGCGGGTGATGGAGAGTGTACTCGTCTGGAACGACGGGCTCCCGGCCATTTCGTTCACCGACCGGCTCCAAACGAACAGGGCCGAACTGCTGGTAACGTGCAAGCCGGACGCGGACGCGGACGCTCTGCAAAAGCGCCTCGCGGGCGAGATCCGCGAGGCCACCATCCGCATCTGCGATGTCACCGGGGGCAAGCCGGCGTTCCCCGTTCGCGTCGCGCTCGCGGGGCCCGACGCCGAGCATTTGTGGAAGTGGTCCGAGGCGATCCGGACGCGTGCCAGAAAGGACGCCCTCGTGAACGATGTCGCGGACTGGCCCGGCCGTGATGTGACCCGTCACGAGATGAGCTTCAACAAGGAAAAAGCAGAGGAGCTGGGGATCAGTCTGGGTAAGGCCCTTGAGTCCCTAAATTCCCTGACGGAAATGCACAAGTTCCGAGGGGAAAAGCCGGACGAGTTGAACAACCTGTTTTTGAAGAATGCGAAAGGAGAATTGGTCCCGTTCACGGCGTTCGCCACGTTGAATCCCGTGGTGGAGTCCGCGTCGATCTACCGGCTCGGCCTGGAACGGGCCATACGGATCACGGCAAACGCGGCCGACGGGAAATCAGTCACGGACTGCGCCGAAAAACTTCACGCCCTGGCCGAGAGCGAGAAAGCGAATCTCAAATTGGCGACCGGCTACCGCGCCGTCATTCTTGTTCCCTGA
- a CDS encoding putative quinol monooxygenase: MAVTVVWDSWFKPGAEAEGLRLTRQVWADMHRFEGYLGCQLLVDQDAPGHILALGRWRSRADADQVRDRYKDSETIRQLVPLLARPRDRWVMVEDDPAAG; this comes from the coding sequence ATGGCCGTGACGGTCGTTTGGGACAGTTGGTTCAAGCCCGGTGCCGAGGCGGAAGGGCTCCGGCTGACCCGCCAGGTGTGGGCGGACATGCACCGCTTCGAGGGCTATTTGGGCTGTCAACTTCTCGTCGACCAGGACGCCCCGGGCCACATCCTCGCCCTCGGCCGCTGGCGGTCGCGGGCGGACGCCGATCAGGTCCGGGACCGCTACAAGGATTCGGAGACGATCCGCCAACTCGTCCCGCTGCTCGCCCGCCCGCGGGATCGCTGGGTGATGGTCGAGGACGATCCGGCGGCAGGATAA
- a CDS encoding NAD-dependent epimerase/dehydratase family protein, protein MSQPQRVLVTGSAGRVGRAAVKGLTAAGHHVVGFDRVPTPGLPPAQSLVAPLSDVAALRAAVADGVDCVIHLAAAPDDAAFPRKPPPDDGDNFLSDLVPSNLVGPYHVMEAVRTAGVRRVILASTGQVVDGHLRSDDVPVTATMLPRPRYLYACTKVFLEALGQVYATQHGITVLAVRLGWCPRDLGQVAEIRASHLGQDVFFSPGDVGRFFAAAVGAEKLPQYAVVYAGSRPVHNMRYDLDAPRKLFGYEPQDQWPTGAEEF, encoded by the coding sequence ATGAGCCAGCCACAACGCGTTCTCGTTACCGGGTCGGCCGGGCGGGTCGGCCGGGCCGCGGTCAAGGGCCTGACGGCCGCCGGCCACCACGTCGTCGGGTTCGACCGCGTCCCCACGCCGGGACTGCCGCCGGCCCAGAGCCTCGTCGCCCCCCTGTCCGACGTGGCCGCCTTGCGGGCCGCGGTCGCCGACGGCGTCGACTGCGTGATCCACCTCGCGGCCGCCCCGGACGACGCCGCGTTCCCCCGCAAGCCGCCGCCGGACGACGGCGACAACTTCCTCTCGGACCTCGTCCCGAGCAACCTGGTCGGGCCGTACCACGTGATGGAGGCAGTCCGGACGGCGGGCGTCCGCCGGGTGATCCTGGCGAGTACCGGCCAGGTGGTCGACGGCCACCTCCGCTCGGACGACGTCCCCGTGACGGCGACGATGCTCCCGCGGCCGCGATATCTGTACGCCTGCACCAAGGTGTTCCTCGAAGCGCTGGGCCAAGTCTACGCGACGCAGCACGGGATCACAGTGCTGGCGGTGCGGCTCGGGTGGTGCCCGCGGGATCTGGGCCAGGTCGCGGAGATCCGTGCCAGCCACCTGGGGCAGGACGTGTTTTTCAGCCCCGGCGACGTGGGTCGGTTCTTCGCGGCGGCCGTCGGCGCGGAGAAGCTACCACAGTACGCGGTCGTCTACGCCGGCAGCCGGCCGGTCCACAACATGCGGTACGACCTCGACGCACCGCGGAAGTTGTTCGGGTACGAGCCCCAGGACCAGTGGCCGACGGGGGCGGAAGAGTTTTAA